Below is a genomic region from Neorhizobium galegae.
TTTCTTCGGAAAGCATTAGCGGCCCGGTGACCGCCTCTCTTTGTGCAAAATCAACGACAGCGTCCTCTTTCTGCAAAATATTCGTCCCGACGCAAATTTCCTCCGAAGCGCAGCTGCTAAATCATCGAGGCGGCCGGGATCGGCCAGGCCACTCGCTCCCGCCGAACACCAACCGAAGGTTTTCGGCATTTCGGGTGCGTGGAAATCCGGCTGGCGCGGGGTCAAGGCGCGATTTCGATCTCGCCCTCCATCCTGGTGATCTCAAAATCGCTGATGATTACATCAACGCGAAGTCGCCACCGCCCGGGTACGGGAAGCGCGATATCGGGCACCGTCCAGCCATCCTTGCCTTTCTCGGCCTTCCGCCTTATCGGCTCGATCTCCGCCCCGGGGTTCGACAGCACGACCGTCACCTCCTGAGGATCGAGCGGCGACCGGTCGCTTTTGGCGATGACCGCGGATATCGCGACCTCCCCGACCCTGTCCGGCGTGATCTTGACGTCAGCCACGACCTTGCTGGTCTGCAGGCGAACCACGGCACTCCTCTGGACGTCGGCGATCAAGGTGCGCGGAGGCGGCGTGAAGCGCCACATCGCAGCCACCGCGAAGATGAGGAGCAGGATGACGGTCTCTGCAGCGATCGAACGAACCAGCTGGCGGATCGCTACAGACTCCCCTTTTTCCGAACCGGAGGTGAGTTTCCACCGGTTGACGGCTGCCAGGACAAACAGCAGGACGAGCAGCCCGAGCTTGACGAGGAATACGATCCCGTATGCCGTGGTAACCAGCCCAGCGAGAGTGCGGACCTGGACGACGGCAAGCACGCATCCGGCGACGACAAGGACCAGGACGGCCCATGGAATGAAGCGGGAGAAGCGGTGCAATGCCGAGCCGGCCGCTTCTCCGCCTTTTCTGAACTCGGCAAGGATCGGCAGCAGCGCGCCGGCCCAGACCGCTATGGCCGCGACATGCAGGAAAACGGCCGGTCGCATCAGCCATTGCGGGTCTGCCGCACTCGCGTGCCCGCTGAGGCAGAGGGCAAATGCCGCCGTTATGAGGGCCGAGATGGAT
It encodes:
- a CDS encoding copper resistance CopC/CopD family protein, producing the protein MTPFRRKAISLAGTLQRFVSAILLWSVMTAAASAHASLNTTEPRDGSVVPIAPRVIALTFSEPVSPTSLKLTRPDRSSVTLKSFVLKDRTVEITPPDDLSDGSYLLSWRVVSEDGHPIGGSVVFSIGQPNASARGAAADVDWPVRAGLWIGKVALYVGLFLGVGGVFAIHWFADGSGKALRPVLAALGAGFAGALLSAGFQGLDTVGEPVSRLFVPTVWKAGMVTSFWPTVIFAIAALALAGLALASGRGRDARWISISALITAAFALCLSGHASAADPQWLMRPAVFLHVAAIAVWAGALLPILAEFRKGGEAAGSALHRFSRFIPWAVLVLVVAGCVLAVVQVRTLAGLVTTAYGIVFLVKLGLLVLLFVLAAVNRWKLTSGSEKGESVAIRQLVRSIAAETVILLLIFAVAAMWRFTPPPRTLIADVQRSAVVRLQTSKVVADVKITPDRVGEVAISAVIAKSDRSPLDPQEVTVVLSNPGAEIEPIRRKAEKGKDGWTVPDIALPVPGRWRLRVDVIISDFEITRMEGEIEIAP